From Streptomyces chrestomyceticus JCM 4735, one genomic window encodes:
- the rsmD gene encoding 16S rRNA (guanine(966)-N(2))-methyltransferase RsmD, which produces MTRVIAGIAGGRRLAVPPGNGTRPTSDRAREGLFSTWESLDGTLSGARVLDLYGGSGAVGLEALSRGAAHVLLVEADARAVRTIRDNVRTVGLPGAEVRAGKAEQVVAGPAPDAPYDVLFLDPPYAVTDGDLEEILLTLHRRGWCAEEALVTVERSTRGGPFPWPAGFGAIRSRRYGEGTLWYGRAASTCDNAS; this is translated from the coding sequence ATGACCCGCGTGATCGCCGGCATCGCCGGCGGCCGGCGCCTGGCCGTGCCCCCCGGCAACGGCACCCGCCCCACCTCCGACCGGGCGCGCGAGGGCCTGTTCTCCACCTGGGAGTCGCTGGACGGCACGCTGTCCGGCGCCCGGGTGCTCGACCTGTACGGCGGCTCCGGCGCCGTGGGCCTGGAGGCGCTGTCCCGCGGCGCCGCGCACGTCCTGCTGGTCGAGGCCGACGCCCGCGCCGTCCGCACCATCAGGGACAACGTCCGCACCGTCGGTCTGCCGGGCGCCGAGGTGCGCGCCGGCAAGGCCGAGCAGGTGGTCGCCGGACCGGCCCCGGACGCGCCGTACGACGTGCTCTTCCTCGACCCGCCGTACGCCGTCACCGACGGCGATCTTGAGGAGATCCTGCTCACACTCCACCGGCGGGGCTGGTGCGCCGAGGAGGCACTCGTCACCGTGGAGCGGAGCACCAGAGGCGGTCCGTTCCCCTGGCCGGCCGGGTTCGGGGCCATTCGGTCCCGGCGCTACGGCGAGGGGACGCTTTGGTACGGTCGCGCCGCTTCGACGTGCGACAACGCGTCATGA
- the smc gene encoding chromosome segregation protein SMC, giving the protein MHLKSLTLRGFKSFASATTLRFEPGITCVVGPNGSGKSNVVDALSWVMGEQGAKSLRGGKMEDVIFAGTTGRPPLGRAEVSLTIDNSDGALPIDYAEVTITRTMFRNGGSEYQLNGDTCRLLDIQELLSDSGIGREMHVIVGQGQLDSVLHADPMGRRAFIEEAAGVLKHRKRKEKALRKLEAMKANLARVQDLTDELRRQLKPLGRQAAVARRAAVIQADLRDARLRLLADDLVSLREALRAEIADEAALKQRKETAEQRLKEATRREAALEEEVRTLTPRLQRAQQTYYELSQLAERVRGTVSLADARVKSATAAPPEERRGRDPEDLEREAARVREQEAELEAALEAASRALEDTVEHRAALERQLADEERRLRDAARAMADRREGLARLHGQVTAARGRAASAQAEIGRLAAARDEAQQRAAHAQQQYETLKAEVDGLDADDADLSRQHEAAKQDLADAEAALSAARDAQTAAERQRAAVSARHEALALGLRRKDGTGALLGAADRLTGLLGPAAELLTVAPGHEVPVAAALGAAADAVAVADPATAAEAIRLLRKEDAGRAAMVLGAGPETSLDVDSGGLPLAAELVSGPEELLRSVRWLLRGVVVVGSLEDAEELVASRPELTAVTAEGDVLGAHFAQGGSAGAPTLLEVQASVDEAAAEAAELGERCAELTAAHEAARQRRDACARLAEEAGERRSAADRAKSRVAGDLGRLGGQARGAADEAERSAAAAAKAEEALERATEEAEELAARLAVAEEEPGDEEPDTSVRDRLAADGANARQTEMEARLQARTHEERVKALAGRADGLDRAARAEREARARAEQRRARARHEAAVASAVASGARQLLAHIEVSVVRAEEERLAAELAKQEREQALVAERNASRELKGELDKLTDSVHRGEVLGAEKRLRIEQLEAKALEELGVEPAALAAEYGPDQPVPPSPAAQGEELPEDPEHPRNRPVPYVRAEQEQRLKAAERAYQQLGKVNPLALEEFAALEERHQFLSEQLEDLKKTRTDLLRVVKEVDERVEQVFTEAFHDTAREFEGVFARLFPGGEGRLVLTDPDHMLTTGLDVEARPPGKKVKRLSLLSGGERSLTAVALLVSIFKARPSPFYVMDEVEAALDDTNLQRLIGIMEELQESSQLIVITHQKRTMEVADALYGVSMQGDGVSKVISQRLR; this is encoded by the coding sequence GTGCATCTCAAGAGCCTGACACTGCGAGGATTCAAATCCTTCGCCTCCGCCACGACACTGCGTTTTGAACCCGGCATCACCTGTGTCGTGGGCCCCAACGGGTCGGGCAAGTCCAATGTCGTCGACGCCCTGTCCTGGGTCATGGGCGAGCAGGGCGCCAAGTCGCTGCGCGGCGGCAAGATGGAAGACGTGATCTTCGCCGGGACGACCGGCCGGCCGCCGCTGGGCCGCGCCGAGGTCTCGCTGACCATCGACAACTCCGACGGCGCCCTGCCCATCGACTACGCCGAGGTCACCATCACGCGGACGATGTTCCGCAACGGCGGCAGCGAGTACCAGCTCAACGGGGACACCTGCCGCCTCCTGGACATCCAGGAGCTGCTCTCGGACTCCGGCATCGGCCGGGAGATGCACGTCATCGTCGGGCAGGGCCAGCTCGACTCCGTCCTGCACGCCGACCCCATGGGGCGCCGCGCCTTCATCGAGGAGGCGGCCGGCGTCCTCAAGCACCGCAAGCGCAAGGAGAAGGCGCTGCGGAAGCTGGAGGCGATGAAGGCGAACCTGGCGCGCGTCCAGGATCTCACCGACGAGCTGCGGCGGCAGCTCAAGCCGCTGGGCCGGCAGGCCGCCGTCGCCCGCCGGGCCGCCGTCATCCAGGCCGACCTGCGCGACGCCCGGCTGCGGCTGCTCGCCGACGACCTCGTATCGCTTCGTGAAGCGCTGCGCGCGGAGATCGCTGACGAGGCGGCGCTCAAGCAGCGTAAGGAGACCGCCGAGCAGCGGCTCAAGGAGGCGACACGGCGCGAGGCCGCCCTGGAGGAGGAGGTACGGACGCTGACGCCACGCCTCCAGCGGGCCCAGCAGACGTACTACGAGCTGTCGCAGCTCGCCGAGCGGGTGCGCGGCACGGTCTCGCTGGCCGACGCGCGCGTCAAGAGCGCGACGGCCGCCCCGCCGGAGGAGCGGCGCGGCCGCGATCCGGAGGACCTGGAACGGGAGGCGGCCCGCGTCCGTGAGCAGGAGGCCGAGCTGGAAGCCGCGCTGGAGGCGGCGAGCCGGGCGCTGGAGGACACCGTCGAGCACCGGGCCGCCCTGGAGCGCCAGTTGGCGGACGAGGAGCGGCGGCTGCGGGACGCCGCGCGCGCCATGGCGGACCGGCGGGAGGGCCTGGCCAGGCTGCACGGGCAGGTCACCGCCGCGCGCGGCCGGGCGGCGTCGGCGCAGGCCGAGATCGGGCGGCTGGCGGCGGCCAGGGACGAAGCGCAGCAGCGCGCGGCCCACGCCCAGCAGCAGTACGAGACGCTCAAGGCCGAGGTGGACGGGCTGGACGCGGACGACGCCGACCTGTCGCGGCAGCACGAGGCCGCGAAGCAGGACCTGGCCGACGCGGAGGCCGCGCTGAGCGCCGCGCGCGACGCGCAGACGGCCGCCGAGCGGCAGCGCGCTGCGGTCTCCGCCCGGCACGAAGCGCTGGCCCTCGGGCTGCGCCGCAAGGACGGGACCGGCGCGCTGCTCGGCGCGGCCGACCGGCTGACCGGCCTGCTCGGCCCGGCCGCCGAACTGCTGACCGTCGCCCCGGGCCACGAGGTGCCGGTGGCGGCAGCACTCGGAGCGGCGGCGGACGCGGTGGCCGTGGCCGACCCGGCGACCGCTGCCGAAGCGATTCGCCTCCTGCGCAAGGAGGACGCGGGACGTGCCGCGATGGTGCTGGGCGCGGGCCCGGAGACGAGCCTGGACGTGGATTCCGGCGGCCTGCCGCTCGCGGCCGAACTGGTCAGCGGACCGGAGGAGTTGCTGCGTTCCGTACGGTGGCTGCTGCGCGGCGTCGTGGTCGTCGGCTCACTGGAGGACGCCGAGGAACTGGTGGCCTCCCGCCCGGAGCTGACGGCGGTGACCGCCGAAGGCGACGTCCTCGGAGCGCACTTCGCGCAGGGCGGGTCGGCCGGCGCGCCGACCCTGCTGGAAGTGCAGGCATCCGTCGACGAGGCCGCGGCCGAGGCCGCCGAACTGGGCGAACGCTGCGCGGAGCTGACCGCCGCGCACGAGGCGGCGCGGCAACGGCGGGACGCGTGTGCGCGGCTGGCCGAGGAGGCGGGGGAGCGGCGCAGCGCCGCCGACCGTGCGAAGTCCCGCGTCGCGGGCGACCTGGGCCGCCTCGGTGGCCAGGCACGCGGCGCCGCCGACGAGGCCGAGCGCTCGGCCGCGGCCGCCGCGAAGGCGGAAGAAGCACTCGAACGGGCGACCGAGGAGGCCGAGGAGCTGGCCGCCCGGCTGGCGGTGGCCGAGGAGGAGCCCGGCGACGAGGAGCCGGACACCTCCGTACGGGACCGGCTGGCCGCGGACGGCGCCAACGCGCGGCAGACGGAGATGGAGGCGCGCCTCCAGGCCCGTACGCACGAGGAGCGGGTCAAGGCCCTGGCGGGCCGGGCCGACGGTCTGGACCGCGCCGCGCGGGCCGAACGCGAGGCGCGGGCCCGTGCCGAGCAGCGGCGCGCCCGGGCCCGCCACGAGGCGGCGGTGGCGTCCGCGGTGGCCTCCGGGGCGCGGCAGTTGCTGGCGCACATCGAGGTCTCGGTCGTCCGGGCCGAGGAGGAGCGGCTGGCGGCGGAGCTGGCCAAGCAGGAGCGCGAGCAGGCGCTGGTGGCCGAGCGCAACGCGAGCCGGGAGCTGAAGGGCGAGCTGGACAAGCTGACGGACTCGGTGCACCGGGGCGAGGTGCTGGGCGCCGAGAAGCGGCTGCGGATCGAGCAACTGGAGGCCAAGGCGCTGGAGGAGCTGGGCGTCGAGCCCGCTGCGCTGGCGGCCGAGTACGGCCCCGACCAGCCCGTACCGCCGTCCCCGGCCGCGCAGGGCGAGGAGCTGCCGGAGGACCCGGAGCACCCGCGCAACCGGCCGGTGCCCTACGTACGGGCCGAGCAGGAGCAGCGGCTCAAGGCCGCCGAGCGGGCGTATCAGCAGCTCGGGAAGGTGAACCCGCTGGCGCTGGAGGAGTTCGCCGCGCTGGAGGAGCGGCACCAGTTCCTCAGCGAGCAGCTTGAAGACTTGAAGAAGACCCGGACCGACCTGCTGCGGGTGGTCAAGGAGGTCGACGAGCGGGTGGAGCAGGTCTTCACCGAGGCCTTCCACGACACCGCCAGGGAGTTCGAGGGCGTCTTCGCGCGGCTCTTCCCGGGCGGCGAGGGGCGGCTGGTGCTGACCGACCCGGACCACATGCTCACCACCGGGCTGGACGTGGAGGCCCGCCCGCCGGGCAAGAAGGTCAAGCGGCTGTCGCTGCTGTCGGGCGGTGAGCGCTCGCTGACCGCGGTGGCGCTGCTGGTCTCGATCTTCAAGGCGCGCCCCAGCCCGTTCTACGTGATGGACGAGGTCGAGGCGGCGCTGGACGACACCAATCTGCAGCGGCTGATCGGGATCATGGAGGAGCTGCAGGAGAGCTCCCAGTTGATCGTGATCACGCACCAGAAGCGGACGATGGAGGTCGCCGACGCGCTGTACGGGGTGTCGATGCAGGGCGACGGCGTCTCGAAGGTCATCAGCCAGCGGCTGCGCTGA
- the coaD gene encoding pantetheine-phosphate adenylyltransferase: protein MRRAVCPGSFDPITNGHLDIIARASRLYDVVHVTVMINQAKKGLFSVDERIDLIRRATAEYGNVQVESFHGLLVDFCKQRDIPAIVKGLRAVSDFDYELQMAQMNNGLSGIETLFIPTSPTYSFLSSSLVKEVAAWGGDVSHLVPPFVLEELTKRLGSE, encoded by the coding sequence TTGCGCCGCGCAGTCTGTCCGGGGTCGTTCGACCCCATCACCAACGGGCATCTGGACATCATTGCCCGGGCCTCCAGGCTCTACGACGTCGTGCACGTCACCGTGATGATCAACCAGGCCAAGAAGGGCCTGTTCTCGGTCGACGAGCGGATCGACCTGATCCGCCGTGCCACCGCCGAGTACGGCAACGTCCAGGTCGAGTCCTTCCACGGCCTGCTCGTCGACTTCTGCAAGCAGCGCGACATCCCCGCCATCGTCAAGGGGCTGCGGGCGGTCAGCGACTTCGACTACGAGCTGCAGATGGCCCAGATGAACAACGGCCTCTCCGGCATCGAGACCCTCTTCATCCCCACCAGCCCCACCTACAGCTTCCTCTCCTCCAGCCTGGTCAAGGAGGTCGCGGCCTGGGGCGGCGACGTCTCGCACCTCGTGCCGCCCTTCGTCCTGGAGGAGCTGACCAAGCGGCTCGGCAGCGAGTGA
- the rpmF gene encoding 50S ribosomal protein L32 — protein sequence MAVPKRKMSRSNTRHRRSQWKAAVPTLVACERCHEPKQQHIACPSCGTYNKRQVLEV from the coding sequence GTGGCTGTTCCGAAGCGGAAGATGTCGCGCAGCAACACGCGCCACCGCCGGTCGCAGTGGAAGGCTGCGGTCCCCACCCTGGTGGCGTGCGAGCGCTGCCACGAGCCGAAGCAGCAGCACATCGCGTGCCCGAGCTGCGGCACCTACAACAAGCGACAGGTCCTCGAGGTCTGA
- a CDS encoding YceD family protein, with protein sequence MNARLDHRSPLVFDTRDLGRRPGALQRLSRTVEAPRDLGNEVIGVPVGAPVELDFRLESVMDGVLVTGTGRASVQGECVRCLEPLERELVADFQEMFSYPDADARNRTAEPGDDAEEEEDTLFLEDDLFDLEPVLRDAVVLALPMQPVCQDDCPGLCSQCGARLADDPDHHHDAVDIRWAALQGLATDPAGEKDNMGGAEAGVDEKQEK encoded by the coding sequence ATCAACGCCCGCCTCGACCACCGTTCCCCGCTCGTGTTCGACACGCGCGATCTGGGACGTCGTCCCGGTGCGCTGCAGCGGCTCTCCCGCACCGTCGAGGCCCCCCGGGACCTCGGCAACGAGGTCATCGGAGTGCCCGTGGGCGCGCCGGTGGAACTCGACTTCCGCCTGGAGTCCGTCATGGACGGGGTGCTTGTCACAGGCACCGGCCGTGCATCGGTCCAGGGGGAGTGCGTAAGGTGTCTGGAGCCGCTGGAGCGCGAGCTCGTAGCGGACTTCCAGGAGATGTTCTCCTACCCCGACGCCGACGCCAGGAACCGCACCGCGGAGCCCGGCGACGACGCCGAGGAAGAGGAGGACACGCTCTTCCTAGAGGACGACCTGTTCGACCTCGAACCCGTGCTGCGTGATGCGGTGGTGCTCGCACTGCCGATGCAGCCGGTGTGCCAGGACGACTGTCCGGGCCTGTGCTCCCAGTGCGGGGCGCGGCTCGCGGACGACCCGGACCACCACCACGACGCCGTCGACATCCGTTGGGCGGCACTGCAGGGACTCGCCACCGACCCGGCCGGCGAGAAGGACAACATGGGCGGCGCCGAAGCGGGCGTCGACGAGAAGCAGGAGAAGTAG
- a CDS encoding acylphosphatase: MNEDVRLTAWVRGRVQGVGFRWFTRANALRIGGLTGFALNLEDGRVQVVAEGPRERCEELLEWLRTGDTPGRVEGVGEIWDTPRGGYDGFAIR; the protein is encoded by the coding sequence ATGAACGAAGATGTCCGCCTGACCGCCTGGGTGCGCGGCCGGGTCCAAGGAGTCGGCTTCCGGTGGTTCACCCGGGCCAACGCCCTGCGGATCGGCGGCCTCACGGGCTTCGCCCTCAATCTGGAGGACGGCCGGGTCCAGGTCGTCGCCGAGGGACCCCGCGAACGGTGCGAGGAGCTTCTGGAGTGGCTGCGCACCGGCGACACGCCCGGACGGGTCGAGGGGGTGGGTGAGATCTGGGACACTCCGCGGGGCGGTTACGACGGATTCGCGATCCGCTGA
- a CDS encoding flavodoxin family protein: MSTPAPATTPVVAVAYHSGYGHTAVLAEAVRAGAADTGATVHLIKVDAITEAQWDLLDAADAIVFGSPTYMGTASGAFHVFAEATAKRWATRAWQDKLAAGFTNSASKSGDKLHTLQFFSVLAAQHGMHWVNLGLLPGWNATTASENDLNRLGFFLGAAAQTDNDRGPDGVHKADLATAEHLGRRVAGQAALFAAGRAAVGA, from the coding sequence ATGTCCACGCCCGCCCCCGCCACCACCCCCGTCGTCGCCGTCGCGTACCACTCCGGCTACGGCCACACCGCGGTGCTCGCCGAGGCCGTACGCGCCGGCGCCGCCGACACCGGCGCGACCGTCCACCTGATCAAGGTCGACGCGATCACCGAGGCCCAGTGGGACCTGCTCGACGCCGCCGACGCGATCGTCTTCGGCTCGCCGACCTACATGGGCACCGCGTCCGGCGCCTTCCACGTCTTCGCCGAGGCCACCGCCAAGCGCTGGGCGACCCGCGCCTGGCAGGACAAGCTCGCGGCGGGCTTCACCAATTCCGCCTCCAAGAGCGGCGACAAGCTGCACACCCTGCAGTTCTTCTCCGTGCTGGCCGCCCAGCACGGCATGCACTGGGTCAACCTCGGCCTGCTGCCCGGCTGGAACGCCACCACCGCCTCCGAGAACGACCTCAACCGCCTCGGCTTCTTCCTGGGTGCCGCCGCGCAGACCGACAACGACCGCGGCCCCGACGGCGTCCACAAGGCCGACCTCGCGACCGCCGAGCACCTCGGCCGCCGCGTCGCCGGCCAGGCCGCGCTCTTCGCCGCCGGCCGCGCCGCCGTCGGCGCCTGA
- a CDS encoding CAP domain-containing protein, with translation MGLVNQERAKAGCSPVTADRELGDLARKFSEDMARRGFFDHTDPDGRSPWDRAKQAGIEDLGGENIARGQADAHAVMNTWMHSSGHRANILNCEYKTLGVGAHFGRGGPWWTQDFGF, from the coding sequence GTGGGCCTGGTCAATCAGGAGCGCGCGAAGGCCGGCTGCTCACCGGTGACCGCCGACCGTGAACTGGGCGACCTGGCCCGGAAGTTCAGCGAGGACATGGCGCGCCGCGGCTTCTTCGACCACACCGACCCGGACGGCCGCAGCCCGTGGGACCGGGCCAAGCAGGCGGGCATAGAGGACCTGGGCGGCGAGAACATAGCGCGCGGCCAGGCCGACGCCCACGCGGTGATGAACACCTGGATGCACAGCTCCGGCCACCGCGCCAACATACTGAACTGCGAGTACAAGACCTTGGGGGTCGGAGCGCACTTCGGCCGGGGCGGCCCGTGGTGGACGCAGGACTTCGGGTTCTGA
- the rnc gene encoding ribonuclease III: MSDAPTSPRKRGADTATADTASSHTLLEGRLGYHLESALLVRALTHRSYAYENGGLPTNERLEFLGDSVLGLVVTDTLYRTHPDLPEGQLAKLRAAVVNSRALAEVGRGLDLGAFIRLGRGEEGTGGRNKASILADTLEAVIGAVYLDQGLEAAGELVHRLFDPLIEKSAGLGAGLDWKTSLQELTATEGLGVPEYLVSETGPDHEKTFTAAARVGGVSYGTGTGRSKKEAEQQAAESAWRAIRAAADEAAEKAADVPPAGEPVVPPAGEPPVSG, encoded by the coding sequence ATGTCAGACGCCCCTACGTCACCCCGCAAGCGCGGGGCCGACACGGCAACGGCGGACACGGCCTCGTCCCACACGCTTCTGGAAGGGCGGCTCGGGTACCACCTCGAGTCCGCCCTTCTGGTGCGTGCGCTGACGCACCGCTCGTACGCGTACGAGAACGGCGGTCTGCCCACCAACGAGCGGCTGGAGTTCCTCGGGGACTCGGTGCTCGGCCTGGTGGTCACGGACACGCTGTACCGCACCCACCCCGACCTGCCCGAAGGCCAGTTGGCCAAGCTGCGGGCCGCGGTGGTCAACTCGCGCGCACTCGCCGAGGTGGGCCGCGGCCTCGACCTCGGCGCCTTCATCCGCCTCGGCCGGGGCGAAGAGGGCACCGGAGGCCGGAACAAGGCGTCCATCCTGGCCGACACCCTGGAAGCGGTGATCGGCGCGGTCTATCTCGACCAGGGCCTCGAAGCGGCCGGCGAGCTGGTGCACCGGCTCTTCGACCCGCTCATCGAGAAGTCCGCCGGCCTCGGGGCCGGCCTGGACTGGAAGACCAGCCTCCAGGAACTGACCGCGACCGAAGGTCTCGGTGTCCCGGAGTACCTGGTCAGCGAGACCGGTCCGGACCACGAGAAGACCTTCACTGCTGCTGCCCGCGTCGGTGGTGTCTCGTACGGCACCGGCACCGGCCGCAGCAAGAAGGAAGCCGAGCAGCAGGCGGCCGAGTCCGCCTGGCGGGCGATCCGCGCGGCGGCGGACGAAGCGGCCGAGAAGGCCGCGGACGTCCCGCCGGCCGGGGAGCCCGTGGTTCCCCCGGCGGGGGAGCCGCCCGTTTCCGGCTGA
- a CDS encoding cell division initiation protein — protein MDVQKKLDEIVRTVGSARSMPMSASCVVNRAELLAMLEEVRAALPGSLAQAQEVLGDRAQMVEEARAEAERIIESANAHRGSLISDTEVARQSQAEADRILAEARREAEEVRAEADDYVDSKLANFEVVLTKTIGSVDRGREKLLGRAPGEDGHLDEDGIQAPEHSADPQTLKERADRYVDAKFGAFEAVLTKTLEAVGRGRLKLQGARPTDELGSLAAPADGHHPGHTGDAEYLAGLAELADPVPPQPHAPPQPAVPPQAQPVAQQDHYADYTAPGYQQQDVYGYQQAPYAQQDPYGYGWQDPQAQQHPHQQSYDPNAAYLQQPQSPGQDAAGRAAQPAALDETSLFDTSMIDLDRLRQYEEGRQ, from the coding sequence GTGGACGTGCAGAAAAAGCTCGACGAGATCGTCCGGACCGTCGGCAGCGCCCGGTCCATGCCCATGTCGGCCTCGTGCGTGGTCAACCGCGCCGAGCTGCTCGCCATGCTGGAGGAGGTGCGGGCCGCGCTGCCCGGGTCGCTCGCGCAGGCCCAGGAGGTGCTCGGCGACCGTGCGCAGATGGTCGAGGAGGCCCGTGCCGAGGCGGAGCGGATCATCGAGTCCGCCAACGCCCACCGCGGCTCGCTGATCTCCGACACCGAGGTCGCCCGGCAGTCCCAGGCCGAGGCCGACCGCATCCTGGCCGAGGCCCGCCGCGAGGCCGAGGAGGTCCGCGCCGAGGCGGACGACTACGTGGACAGCAAACTGGCCAACTTCGAGGTCGTCCTCACCAAGACCATCGGCTCGGTCGACCGCGGCCGAGAGAAGCTGCTGGGCCGCGCGCCGGGCGAGGACGGCCACCTGGACGAGGACGGCATCCAGGCCCCCGAGCACAGCGCCGACCCGCAGACGCTCAAGGAGCGGGCCGACCGCTACGTGGACGCCAAGTTCGGCGCCTTCGAAGCCGTCCTCACCAAGACCCTGGAGGCCGTCGGCCGCGGCCGGCTCAAGCTCCAGGGCGCCCGCCCGACGGACGAGCTGGGCAGCCTCGCCGCACCGGCCGACGGGCACCACCCGGGCCACACCGGCGACGCCGAGTACCTGGCCGGGCTCGCCGAGCTGGCCGACCCCGTACCGCCACAGCCGCACGCCCCGCCGCAGCCCGCCGTGCCGCCGCAGGCCCAGCCCGTGGCCCAGCAGGACCACTACGCCGACTACACCGCCCCGGGCTACCAGCAGCAGGACGTCTACGGCTACCAGCAGGCCCCGTACGCGCAGCAGGACCCGTACGGCTACGGCTGGCAGGACCCGCAGGCGCAGCAGCACCCGCACCAGCAGTCCTACGACCCGAACGCGGCCTACCTCCAGCAGCCCCAGTCGCCGGGGCAGGACGCCGCGGGCCGGGCGGCGCAGCCCGCCGCGCTCGACGAGACCAGCCTCTTCGACACGAGCATGATCGATCTGGACCGGCTGCGGCAGTACGAGGAGGGGCGGCAGTAG
- a CDS encoding winged helix-turn-helix transcriptional regulator: MANQGSPQEVPACGTEAATEEAFNVFARTCPSRDTLKHVTDRWGGLTLGALHQGTFRFNELRRQVDGVSEKMLSQTLHALERDGLVHREAQQTNPPRVDYALTSLGREVAERLLGLIELVEHRMPEVLAARERYDAARADA, translated from the coding sequence ATGGCGAATCAGGGCAGCCCGCAGGAGGTTCCGGCGTGCGGGACGGAAGCGGCGACGGAGGAGGCGTTCAACGTCTTCGCGCGCACGTGTCCGTCGCGCGACACCCTCAAGCACGTCACCGACCGGTGGGGCGGCCTGACGCTGGGCGCACTGCACCAGGGCACGTTCCGCTTCAACGAACTGCGGCGGCAGGTCGACGGGGTCAGCGAGAAGATGCTGTCCCAGACCCTGCACGCCCTGGAACGCGACGGGCTGGTCCACCGCGAGGCCCAGCAGACCAACCCGCCACGGGTGGACTACGCCCTGACCTCGCTGGGACGCGAGGTGGCCGAGCGGTTGCTGGGGCTCATCGAGCTGGTGGAGCACCGTATGCCGGAGGTACTGGCGGCGCGGGAGCGCTACGACGCGGCGCGCGCGGACGCCTGA
- the mutM gene encoding bifunctional DNA-formamidopyrimidine glycosylase/DNA-(apurinic or apyrimidinic site) lyase: MPELPEVEVVRRGLERWVRGRTVDAVEVLHPRAVRRHTAGAVDFATRLRGQRIGEARRRGKYLWLPVTDGLSVLAHLGMSGQLLVQPQDAPDEKHLRVRFTFDDDAGTELRFVDQRTFGGLSLHDAVPGDLEGLPDVIAHIARDPLDPAFDDAAFHDALRRRRTTVKRALLDQSLISGVGNIYADEALWRSRLHYDRPTATLTRPRTTELLGHIRDVMSAALAVGGTSFDSLYVNVNGESGYFDRSLDAYGREDEPCRRCGTAMRRRPWMNRSSYFCPRCQRPPRP; the protein is encoded by the coding sequence GTGCCCGAGCTGCCCGAGGTCGAGGTCGTACGCCGCGGACTGGAGCGGTGGGTGCGGGGCCGTACCGTCGACGCCGTCGAGGTCCTGCACCCGAGGGCCGTACGGCGGCACACCGCCGGAGCCGTCGACTTCGCGACGCGCCTGCGGGGGCAGCGCATCGGCGAGGCCCGGCGCCGCGGCAAGTACCTCTGGCTCCCGGTCACCGACGGCCTGTCCGTCCTGGCCCACCTGGGCATGAGCGGGCAGCTCCTGGTCCAGCCGCAGGACGCCCCCGACGAGAAGCACCTGCGCGTCCGCTTCACCTTCGACGACGACGCCGGCACCGAACTGCGCTTCGTCGACCAGCGCACCTTCGGCGGGCTGTCGCTGCACGACGCCGTTCCCGGCGACCTCGAAGGGCTCCCCGACGTCATCGCGCACATCGCCCGCGACCCGCTCGACCCGGCCTTCGACGACGCCGCCTTCCACGACGCGCTGCGCCGCCGCCGCACCACCGTCAAGCGCGCGCTGCTGGACCAGTCGCTGATCAGCGGGGTCGGCAACATCTACGCCGACGAAGCCCTGTGGCGCTCCCGGCTGCACTACGACCGCCCGACCGCCACCCTCACCCGCCCCCGCACCACCGAGTTGCTCGGCCACATCCGCGACGTGATGAGCGCCGCGCTCGCCGTCGGCGGCACCAGCTTCGACAGCCTCTACGTCAACGTGAACGGCGAGTCGGGCTACTTCGATCGGTCGCTGGACGCGTACGGGCGCGAGGACGAGCCGTGCCGGCGCTGCGGCACGGCCATGCGCCGCCGCCCCTGGATGAACCGCTCCAGCTACTTCTGCCCGCGCTGCCAGCGGCCGCCGCGCCCGTAG